The genomic segment CGCGCGAAGCCGTGCTCGAGCGCCGGCGGCTGACCATCGCGCGGGGCCCGAAAATCGCGGAGGAGCTTCGGAGCATCAAGAGCCAGCTCGAGGCCGAGTCGGCGCGGCTCCTGCAGGGGCCGACCGCGCCCCTGGCCGCCTCCGAACTCCAGAAGCTCGTCAAGGACGCGGCGGCCGGCAGCAACATGGAAGTCCGCAGTGAGCGCGTCCTGCCCGCGTCCGACCGCGAGGGGATCCAGGAGGTCCCCATCGAGATGATGCTCGCGGGCAACATCCGCGACACCGTCGCCGCACTCTATCGGATCGAGCACGCCGAGCGCCTGCTGATGATCAAGGACGTCAAGATCCGCGTGGTGGCGGTGGGACAGCCTAGGGAGCTATTGACCACGCTCACGGTGGCCGGCTACATGATGCCGGCGCCCAAGGCCAACTAGCGTGCCGCGCGCGCTCTTCCTCGCGAATGTCGTGGTAGGCGGCCTCGGCTGCTTCTTCGCCGTAGGCATCGTCCGTGACGTCGTCACTCACCGCTCGCTGCCTCCGGCGCCCACGCCGCACGCGACCCAGTCGACGCTCGACGCCGCGGCGCCGTCCGCCGCGCCGCCGCCGCTCGCCTCGTTTCAGGTGATCGCGACCAGGAACATGTTCAATCCGGGCCGTACCGAGGCGACCGAGACGACGGCCGCCGCCGCGACGGCCGCGGGCGTCAGGCCCATCCTCCACGGCGTGCTCATCGACGGTCAGAGAAGCCGCGCCTATCTGGAGGAGCCGGGGGTGCGTCAGGTGTTCGGCTATTCAGTAGGGGATCAGGTCGCGGGAGGGAGGCTGGAGTCCATCGAACCGAACCGCGTGGTGATCGTCCGCCCGCAGGGGCGGCTCGAGGTGCTGCTGCAGGACCCGTCGAAGCCGCGGCAGGTCACGGGGCCGGCCGCAGGGCCGCCGGCGGCGGCAGGCCCGCCGGGACCGCCACCACCCGGACAGCCCACACGCGCCCCGTCGAGCTCGGGGCGTGTGACGACGCCGCGTCCGCCGCAACAGCCCCAATAAGCCCGACGCCGCGCGAGGCCTGATGTGGGCCCGCGCGGCGCCCGATAGTTTGTGCGCTTATTCGATGGTGGTGTCGGGCAGGCCTACTTCACGCAGCAACGCGGAGCGCTGGGCCTTCAGCGCGGCATTCTGGGGCGACTCGTCGATCAGCTCGTTCAGCGACGCGATCGCGTCGTACCAGATGCCCTCGCCGGCGAGCACGGCGGGCCGGTCGGCCTTCGCGGCGCTGGAGAGCTTGGCGACCAGATCCGGCGACATGGCGACGCGCTCGAGGCTCGCCCCGGCCAGGATGTCCTTCGACCGGCGCCCGGTGTCGGGCATCACGGCGACGTACCACTGGTACGCGACCGTGGGCTCGAGCTTCACGCCGTGCTCGGCCAGCCGAACCTGATGAACGCCCGCCGCCACGGGCGGCTGGATCTTGAGCTCGATGAGCGGATCGGTCTTCTGCGGATCGACCAGCGTCAGCTCGACGGGATGCGAGCTCGGGCTCGAGATGAACCAGTAGAGCACGGGCTGCTCGCTGACCGTCAGCCCGGTATGCGGCGGGGCCAGCACCGACAGCACGAAGGCCTCGCGCCCGGTGCCGCGCGTGCCGCCGCCGACGCGGCCGCCGGGGGCGCCGCGGAGCGGTGGCTTGTAGACCGGCGCCGAGGAGCTGCCCTTGGCGTCGGAGCTGACCGCCTCCGCCGGCTTCTGCTGCGCCTCGACGGGAGGCGGAGGCGCGACGAACGTGACGGACCATAAGGCGATAGACGCCACGGCGATCAGACTCACTGCCCAGTACCTCGACCTAGCCCTCATTGCCGTACCTCCCGCGGAAGCCCCGTTCCGGCGACACTAGGTGTCGTGCGCGGGGTCCCTTCCGCTCTGGTTGATCCCGACGCGACGCGGGCCGTCGCCGGAGTCTCGACCGGCTCCGGCGCCCGCTCGCCGAGCACTCGATAGATCGCCACCAGCTGCGACTTGCCCTTCAGCCGAGCCTCAGCCACCCACTCCGTCTCGAACAGATCGCCCACGTACGCATGGGTAGATTGCCCGATCAGCGTCCGACAGGGCCGGACCAACGGGTCCGGCGGATACACGTCCTTGTCGAAGCTCTCCAGCCGTGACGCAGTGTTCAAGGTGTCGCCTACTACCACGTATTCCCAACGTTCTGTGCTGCCAAGAGTACCGGAAACCGCCTCGCCGGTGACGATTCCGATTCGCATCCCGGTGACCGGTTTGCCCGACTCCCGCCATGCATGGTTCATCTCCAGCAAGCGCCGTTCCAGCGCCACGGCACAACGCACTGCGTTGATGGCGTCCCGGGCGATCTCGTCCTCACGCCGGCGGGGCACCGGTACCCCGAAGAGGGCCACGATCGAATCGCCGGCGTACTGGCGGATGACGCCCCCGTGGCGGCTGATCACCGGGGCCATCGCGGCCATGTACTCGTTGAGCCAGTCCATGAGTTGCTCCGGGGTGAAGGCCTCGGACACTGTGGTAAAGCCCGTCAGGTCGGTGAAGAAGGCCGTGACGACCAGGCGACGGGGCTGCGGCCGGCCGCCGCCGGCGAACTGCTCCCGCTCCCGCCAGATGTCCTCCGCCACTTCCTTGGACACGTGCTGGGAGAAGATGCGCATCAGCGTTCCGCGCTCGGCGCTCTCCCGATACGAGTGATAGGCGATCGCGAAGCCGGTCGCGAACGAGAAGGAGAGCGCCGGCGGCACCACCGTCCACCACCAGCCGGCGAGGAAGGCCACGTAGGCGGTCATCACGACGATGACGAGGCCCACGACGAAGGCCACCGTCAGGACGCGCGCCTTGAGCGTGCGGATGCCGAGGAAGGCCCCGAGGCACGACCAGAGGAGCACCCACACCCAGGTGAGCCACAGAGGCGGGCTCCACAGGGGGCGGTCGCCGGTGGTGGCGATGCGAAGCAGCTGGCTCACGAGGGAGCCGTGGACCTCGACACCAGGCACGTACTGCTTGGGCCGTCGCCCGGCGCTGATGGGGGTGTAGAAGTCGTCCTTGACGCTCTCGGCTGTCACCCCGATCAGCACGACGCGGTCCCGCACCGACTCGCGCGTCACCTCGCCCTGCAGCACGGCGCTCAAGGTGGTGTGCTGGAAGGACCGCGCGCCCTCGCGGTAGTCGACCAGGAACTGATAGCCTCTGGCGTCCAGCCCGACGTAGGGGCCGTCGTGCGAGCCCAGAGGCGGGATCGACGTCTGCCCCAGCCGCACGATGGTCTCGTCGCGGGGATCGGCGCCCAGGCCGATCTTCTCGGGCGCCAGATAGAGCAGCGCGAGGCGGAGAGGGAAGGAATACAGCGCCGTCTGGCCGTCATCGATGAAGAGGAGCCCGCGCCGCACCATGCCGCCGGAGTCGACGACGACGTCGTTGAATCCCATCTTCTCCGTGCCCTTCGCCGCGGCGGGCGGTGCCACGCCGGTCGAGCCTCCCTCCCCGAACTTCGTCACCACCACGATGGGGAAGTCGCCGGCGAGCAGGTAATCGAGCTCGGCGGTACCAGGCGCGATGGGCACGTCGCGGTAGATGTCGAGACCGATGGCGCGGGGGCGCAGCCGGAGCAACGTGTTGATGGTCCGGGCCAGCACGCCGTCGGATAGGGGCCAGGCGCCCTGCTCCTGGATGTCCCGCTCCGTGATGGTGACGATCAGGATGCGAGGATCGGCCTGGCCCTCGGCGCTCGGGGCCCGGACCCGAAGGAAGCGGTCGTAGACCGCCAGCTCCGCCGGCTCCAGGACGCGCGCGAAGCGTAGGCCCAGGACGATCCCGGCCACGGTGAAGGCGACGAGGAGGGCAATGGCCCAGTCGGGCAGGGCACCCGGCAGGAAGCGCTTGAACCGGCGCATCTCAGAACACCG from the Candidatus Methylomirabilota bacterium genome contains:
- the gspM gene encoding type II secretion system protein GspM, producing the protein MASLGRRERALIGVGAAVVLLIVVYLFLVEPLMERAREALSRTTAREAVLERRRLTIARGPKIAEELRSIKSQLEAESARLLQGPTAPLAASELQKLVKDAAAGSNMEVRSERVLPASDREGIQEVPIEMMLAGNIRDTVAALYRIEHAERLLMIKDVKIRVVAVGQPRELLTTLTVAGYMMPAPKAN
- a CDS encoding type II secretion system protein N codes for the protein MPRALFLANVVVGGLGCFFAVGIVRDVVTHRSLPPAPTPHATQSTLDAAAPSAAPPPLASFQVIATRNMFNPGRTEATETTAAAATAAGVRPILHGVLIDGQRSRAYLEEPGVRQVFGYSVGDQVAGGRLESIEPNRVVIVRPQGRLEVLLQDPSKPRQVTGPAAGPPAAAGPPGPPPPGQPTRAPSSSGRVTTPRPPQQPQ
- a CDS encoding DUF928 domain-containing protein; protein product: MASIALWSVTFVAPPPPVEAQQKPAEAVSSDAKGSSSAPVYKPPLRGAPGGRVGGGTRGTGREAFVLSVLAPPHTGLTVSEQPVLYWFISSPSSHPVELTLVDPQKTDPLIELKIQPPVAAGVHQVRLAEHGVKLEPTVAYQWYVAVMPDTGRRSKDILAGASLERVAMSPDLVAKLSSAAKADRPAVLAGEGIWYDAIASLNELIDESPQNAALKAQRSALLREVGLPDTTIE
- a CDS encoding adenylate/guanylate cyclase domain-containing protein, which produces MRRFKRFLPGALPDWAIALLVAFTVAGIVLGLRFARVLEPAELAVYDRFLRVRAPSAEGQADPRILIVTITERDIQEQGAWPLSDGVLARTINTLLRLRPRAIGLDIYRDVPIAPGTAELDYLLAGDFPIVVVTKFGEGGSTGVAPPAAAKGTEKMGFNDVVVDSGGMVRRGLLFIDDGQTALYSFPLRLALLYLAPEKIGLGADPRDETIVRLGQTSIPPLGSHDGPYVGLDARGYQFLVDYREGARSFQHTTLSAVLQGEVTRESVRDRVVLIGVTAESVKDDFYTPISAGRRPKQYVPGVEVHGSLVSQLLRIATTGDRPLWSPPLWLTWVWVLLWSCLGAFLGIRTLKARVLTVAFVVGLVIVVMTAYVAFLAGWWWTVVPPALSFSFATGFAIAYHSYRESAERGTLMRIFSQHVSKEVAEDIWREREQFAGGGRPQPRRLVVTAFFTDLTGFTTVSEAFTPEQLMDWLNEYMAAMAPVISRHGGVIRQYAGDSIVALFGVPVPRRREDEIARDAINAVRCAVALERRLLEMNHAWRESGKPVTGMRIGIVTGEAVSGTLGSTERWEYVVVGDTLNTASRLESFDKDVYPPDPLVRPCRTLIGQSTHAYVGDLFETEWVAEARLKGKSQLVAIYRVLGERAPEPVETPATARVASGSTRAEGTPRTTPSVAGTGLPREVRQ